Proteins from one Bradyrhizobium roseum genomic window:
- a CDS encoding P1 family peptidase, producing the protein MKNLITDISGVRVGHADDATLASGVTAVIFDSPAVASIDVRGGGPGTREDGLLKPESTVQEIDAIALSGGSALGLDAAGGIQAWLAEQGRGLRIREAVIPIVPGAICFDLLNGGDKAWGRFPPYRDLAYAAARAARDDFALGSVGAGLGATTANLKGGLGSASAQTDGGVTVGALAVVNAVGSVTVGDGPWFWAAPFEQNDEFGGRGLPPSFTPDMLRARLKGGPQATPSENTTLVVVVTDAVLTKSQAKRLAMIAQTGMARAIYPVHAPTDGDVVYAAATGRKPIDPQFGLTELGMVAANTVARAIARGVYSATALPFLGALPAWSDRFG; encoded by the coding sequence TTGAAGAATCTCATCACCGACATTTCCGGCGTCCGCGTCGGCCACGCCGACGACGCAACCCTCGCCTCCGGCGTGACCGCGGTCATTTTCGATTCTCCCGCCGTCGCCTCGATCGACGTGCGCGGCGGCGGGCCCGGCACCCGCGAGGACGGCCTTCTCAAGCCCGAAAGCACCGTCCAGGAGATCGACGCCATCGCGCTATCCGGCGGCTCGGCGCTCGGGCTCGACGCCGCCGGCGGCATACAGGCCTGGCTGGCTGAACAGGGCCGCGGCTTGCGGATCCGCGAGGCCGTGATCCCGATCGTTCCGGGCGCGATCTGCTTCGATCTGCTCAACGGCGGCGACAAGGCTTGGGGACGCTTCCCGCCCTATCGCGACCTCGCCTACGCCGCGGCGCGCGCGGCGCGCGACGATTTTGCATTGGGCAGCGTCGGCGCCGGCCTCGGCGCGACCACCGCCAATCTCAAGGGCGGGCTCGGTTCGGCATCGGCGCAGACCGATGGCGGGGTCACCGTCGGGGCGCTCGCCGTCGTCAACGCCGTCGGCAGCGTGACGGTCGGCGACGGACCGTGGTTCTGGGCGGCGCCGTTCGAACAGAACGACGAATTCGGCGGACGCGGACTGCCGCCTTCGTTCACGCCCGACATGCTGCGCGCACGGCTGAAGGGCGGTCCGCAAGCGACGCCTTCGGAAAACACCACGCTGGTCGTCGTGGTCACGGATGCCGTGCTGACGAAATCGCAGGCCAAGCGGCTGGCGATGATCGCGCAAACCGGAATGGCCCGCGCCATCTACCCCGTCCATGCCCCGACGGATGGCGACGTGGTGTATGCCGCCGCGACCGGCAGGAAGCCGATCGATCCGCAGTTCGGCCTCACCGAACTCGGGATGGTGGCCGCCAACACGGTCGCGCGTGCGATCGCGCGCGGCGTCTACAGTGCGACCGCGCTACCCTTTCTGGGTGCGCTACCGGCGTGGAGCGATCGCTTCGGCTAG
- a CDS encoding EF-hand domain-containing protein gives MFFALGAASSAIDALKALTSSKSSAQTKGANQNPAAAFDLLSQNGAPSVGSGAGSGGTGASISPQTMSALLDAQSQSASGSATTASKSRSAALKDLFGQIDGDGDGKISKSEFEEALGAGGTNLQNADSVFGKLDKDGDGSVTLKELASALRPGKGHHDRDTASNGDQSGSDPFTQALQGAGTTSVTNSDGSITTSLTYADGSKVTMTSPASGSSSSSATSSYNFIEQMIQRQARAISSAATASLSVSV, from the coding sequence ATGTTCTTTGCTCTGGGTGCTGCGTCATCGGCCATCGATGCCCTCAAGGCGCTGACATCGTCGAAATCGTCTGCGCAGACCAAAGGCGCCAACCAGAATCCTGCTGCCGCTTTCGATCTGTTATCTCAAAACGGCGCGCCTTCGGTCGGCTCCGGAGCCGGCTCGGGCGGTACCGGTGCTTCGATCTCGCCGCAAACCATGAGCGCGCTGCTCGACGCCCAGAGCCAGTCCGCGTCGGGGTCGGCGACCACGGCATCCAAGAGCCGTTCGGCTGCCCTGAAGGACCTGTTCGGACAGATCGACGGCGACGGCGACGGCAAGATCAGCAAGTCGGAATTCGAAGAGGCGCTCGGCGCCGGCGGCACCAACCTTCAAAACGCCGACAGCGTGTTCGGCAAGCTCGACAAGGACGGCGACGGCTCGGTCACCTTGAAAGAACTGGCGTCGGCGCTGCGGCCCGGCAAGGGACATCATGATCGCGATACTGCGAGCAATGGCGATCAGTCCGGCTCCGATCCGTTCACGCAGGCCTTGCAGGGCGCCGGCACCACTTCTGTCACCAACAGCGACGGTTCGATAACGACGTCGCTGACCTATGCGGACGGCTCCAAGGTGACGATGACATCGCCCGCGAGCGGCAGCTCATCGAGTTCAGCCACATCGTCCTACAATTTCATCGAGCAGATGATTCAGCGTCAGGCTCGAGCCATTTCATCAGCCGCCACCGCATCGCTTTCGGTCAGCGTCTGA
- the rpe gene encoding ribulose-phosphate 3-epimerase, whose translation MSQPFASRPLVIAPSILAADFAKLGEEVRAVDAAGADWIHLDVMDGHFVPNISYGPDVIKAMRPHTKKIFDAHLMISPCDPYIEAFAKAGCDHITVHAEAGPHLHRSLQAIRALGKKAGVSLNPGTPASAIEYVIDLIDLVLVMSVNPGFGGQAFIKSALGKVSDVRAMAAGRPIDIEVDGGVGPDVAGQLAAAGANALVAGSAVFKGGTMEAYKANISAIRNAAALARGEAI comes from the coding sequence ATGTCCCAGCCATTCGCGTCGCGTCCCCTCGTCATCGCGCCGTCAATCCTGGCGGCGGATTTTGCCAAACTGGGTGAGGAAGTCCGCGCCGTCGACGCCGCCGGCGCCGACTGGATCCATCTCGACGTGATGGACGGGCATTTTGTGCCCAACATTTCCTACGGTCCCGATGTCATCAAGGCGATGCGCCCGCATACCAAGAAAATCTTTGACGCGCATTTGATGATCTCGCCCTGCGATCCCTATATCGAGGCATTCGCAAAAGCCGGCTGCGATCACATCACCGTCCATGCCGAGGCAGGCCCACATTTACATCGTTCGCTGCAGGCGATCCGCGCGCTCGGCAAGAAGGCCGGCGTCTCGCTCAACCCGGGCACGCCGGCGAGCGCGATCGAATACGTCATCGACCTGATCGATCTCGTGCTGGTCATGTCGGTCAATCCCGGCTTCGGTGGCCAGGCCTTCATCAAGTCCGCGCTCGGCAAAGTCAGCGACGTCAGGGCGATGGCGGCGGGACGCCCGATCGACATCGAGGTAGATGGCGGCGTGGGCCCCGACGTGGCCGGCCAGTTGGCGGCCGCCGGCGCCAATGCGCTGGTCGCAGGTTCAGCCGTGTTCAAGGGCGGCACCATGGAAGCCTACAAGGCCAACATTTCCGCGATCCGCAACGCGGCGGCGCTGGCGCGCGGCGAAGCGATCTGA
- a CDS encoding DNA-directed RNA polymerase subunit N gives MIKAYCIAALLLVLAPSSALAQRAGDAALGAVAGAVVLGPVGAVAGAFVGYTAGPSISRSWGLEGSRSSRRRQASRDSVRGARAEAVGVPPGSAGQAERSGRVTSHPAPNPPRSGSKLPPVQTLD, from the coding sequence ATGATCAAGGCCTACTGCATCGCCGCGTTGCTCCTGGTACTCGCGCCCTCCTCCGCGCTCGCGCAGCGCGCGGGCGACGCCGCGCTGGGCGCGGTAGCCGGCGCCGTCGTGCTGGGCCCGGTCGGGGCCGTCGCCGGCGCCTTCGTCGGCTATACGGCCGGTCCTTCGATTTCGCGGTCGTGGGGATTGGAAGGCTCGCGGTCGTCGCGTCGCCGGCAGGCTTCAAGGGACAGCGTGCGCGGCGCCAGGGCGGAAGCCGTGGGCGTACCACCCGGGTCCGCCGGTCAAGCCGAACGGAGCGGCCGCGTCACCAGTCATCCGGCGCCGAACCCGCCGCGTTCCGGCAGCAAGCTGCCACCCGTCCAGACCCTCGACTGA
- a CDS encoding serine/threonine protein kinase, whose protein sequence is MAKSLIESGAELDGFAIGECVHQGGMATLWSVTHPGINVPLLMKVPRVAEGEDPAAIVSFEMEQMILPRLAGPHVPGCFGTGDFDRQPYVVMERIPGKTLYSRIDQLPIPYEEARVIGGQIATALADLHRQNVIHHDIKPSSIMFRPSGECVLIDFGLSHHNQLPDLLQEEFRLPYGTAPYMAPERLLGVRDDPRSDLFSLGVLLYFFTTGERPFGESETLRGMKRRLWRDPYPPRKLRGDYPPWLQEIVLRCLEIEPVWRHPTASQLAFELAHPEQVKLTARSERLQRDPLSTVWRRRFNQGVAVPREKSEVSAQLASGPIVVVAIDTEEGSAALNECLRRTAAQLLSTLPSARLACLNVLKLGRVTIDRTLDEQGNNKHIDRLVTLRHWAQPLELDESRLTVHVLEAIDPAAAILEFTRVNQVDHIVIGARQSSMLRALLGSVSAKVAAEAACTVTVVRPPPSAPLQEGG, encoded by the coding sequence ATGGCGAAATCCTTGATCGAGTCTGGCGCAGAACTGGACGGTTTCGCCATCGGGGAATGTGTTCACCAGGGCGGCATGGCGACGCTGTGGTCGGTGACCCATCCCGGCATCAACGTGCCGCTGTTGATGAAGGTGCCGCGGGTGGCCGAGGGCGAGGATCCGGCGGCCATCGTCAGCTTTGAAATGGAGCAGATGATCTTGCCGCGGCTGGCCGGCCCGCATGTGCCCGGCTGTTTCGGCACCGGCGATTTCGACCGGCAGCCCTACGTCGTCATGGAGCGCATCCCCGGCAAGACGCTCTACAGCCGGATCGACCAGTTGCCGATCCCCTATGAAGAGGCGAGGGTGATCGGCGGACAGATCGCGACCGCGCTGGCCGACCTGCACCGGCAGAACGTCATTCATCACGACATCAAGCCGAGCAGCATCATGTTCCGCCCATCGGGCGAATGCGTGCTGATCGATTTCGGCCTGTCGCACCACAACCAGTTGCCGGACTTGCTGCAGGAAGAATTCCGTCTGCCTTACGGCACCGCGCCCTATATGGCGCCGGAGCGCCTGCTCGGCGTCCGCGACGATCCGCGCAGCGACCTGTTTTCGCTGGGCGTGCTGCTGTATTTCTTCACCACCGGCGAGCGGCCGTTCGGCGAGAGCGAGACGCTGCGCGGCATGAAGCGTCGGCTTTGGCGTGATCCCTATCCGCCGCGCAAGCTGAGGGGCGACTATCCGCCCTGGCTGCAGGAAATCGTACTGCGCTGCCTGGAGATCGAGCCGGTCTGGCGGCATCCGACGGCGTCCCAACTGGCCTTCGAACTGGCGCATCCCGAACAGGTCAAGCTTACCGCGCGCTCGGAGCGGCTGCAGCGCGATCCGCTCTCGACGGTGTGGCGCCGCCGCTTCAACCAGGGCGTGGCCGTTCCGAGAGAGAAATCCGAGGTCTCGGCGCAGCTGGCTTCGGGACCGATCGTGGTGGTTGCGATCGATACCGAAGAGGGATCGGCAGCGCTCAACGAATGCCTGCGTCGGACGGCCGCGCAGCTCCTGTCGACATTGCCGTCGGCGCGGCTCGCCTGCCTGAACGTGCTCAAGCTCGGGCGCGTCACCATCGACCGGACGCTCGACGAACAGGGCAACAACAAGCATATCGACCGTCTGGTGACGCTGCGGCACTGGGCGCAGCCGTTGGAGCTGGATGAAAGCCGGCTCACGGTGCATGTTCTGGAGGCCATCGATCCTGCTGCTGCGATCCTGGAATTCACCCGGGTCAATCAGGTCGACCACATCGTGATCGGCGCACGGCAAAGTTCGATGCTGCGTGCGCTGCTCGGCAGCGTGTCGGCCAAGGTCGCGGCCGAGGCCGCTTGCACCGTGACCGTGGTGCGACCGCCGCCGTCGGCGCCGCTGCAGGAAGGTGGCTAG
- a CDS encoding metallophosphoesterase family protein has translation MRLAIFADIHANRQAFSACLDFARARGAERIVCLGDIVGYGADPEWAVDTVMGLVDDGAIAVIGNHDHAISTSSESMNAVATAAIEWTRGRLSAPQRRFLAELPLTQREDDRLYVHSEASHPARWHYVRDTPDAARSIAATDAHVTFCGHIHKPALYSMSAAAKMTSFIPTPNVPVQLLGGRRWLAVLGSVGQPRDGDPAASFAILDTTSREITYCRVPYDVEAAADRIRANGLPHWLADRLLVGK, from the coding sequence GTGCGGCTGGCCATCTTTGCCGATATCCATGCCAACCGGCAGGCGTTCAGCGCGTGCCTTGATTTCGCGCGCGCCCGCGGGGCCGAGCGGATCGTCTGCCTCGGCGATATCGTCGGCTATGGCGCCGATCCGGAATGGGCTGTCGATACCGTGATGGGTCTGGTCGATGACGGCGCCATTGCCGTCATCGGCAACCACGACCACGCCATCAGCACCTCTTCAGAAAGCATGAACGCCGTGGCCACGGCTGCGATCGAGTGGACGCGCGGCAGGCTCAGCGCGCCGCAGCGGCGTTTTCTTGCGGAGTTGCCGCTGACGCAGCGCGAAGACGATCGCCTCTATGTGCATTCCGAAGCCTCGCATCCGGCGCGATGGCACTATGTGCGCGATACGCCCGACGCCGCGCGCAGCATCGCCGCGACTGATGCCCACGTCACCTTCTGCGGTCACATCCACAAGCCGGCGCTCTATTCGATGTCGGCGGCGGCGAAGATGACGAGCTTCATCCCGACGCCGAACGTGCCGGTGCAACTGCTCGGCGGCCGGCGCTGGCTTGCGGTGCTCGGCTCGGTCGGGCAGCCGCGTGACGGCGATCCGGCGGCCTCGTTCGCAATCCTCGATACAACCTCACGCGAGATCACCTATTGCCGTGTGCCGTATGATGTCGAGGCGGCGGCGGACCGGATCCGCGCCAATGGCCTACCGCATTGGCTGGCCGACCGCCTGCTTGTTGGGAAATGA
- a CDS encoding TetR family transcriptional regulator yields MNEVVVLTPERILEVTEDVLRRYGLAKATVVDVARALDVSHGSVYRHFPSKASLREAVAKRWLDRLATPLFEIAQASGPAPARLEKWLRTMFAIKHERLGDDPEMFATYLTLAREACKAVNCHKDCLVDQIALILADGVKQGAFEVADVKVTSRAIFDATSRFHHPAHADEWNEPGAPARIDALLTLLLRGLEAPRKR; encoded by the coding sequence ATGAACGAAGTCGTGGTTCTGACCCCCGAACGGATTCTGGAGGTCACTGAGGACGTTCTGCGCCGCTACGGGCTGGCCAAGGCAACGGTGGTGGACGTGGCCCGTGCGCTCGATGTCAGCCATGGTAGCGTCTACCGCCACTTCCCCAGCAAGGCCTCGTTGCGCGAGGCGGTAGCCAAGCGCTGGCTCGACCGCCTCGCCACACCGCTGTTCGAGATCGCGCAAGCTTCCGGTCCGGCGCCGGCGCGGCTGGAGAAGTGGCTGCGCACGATGTTTGCGATCAAGCACGAGCGGCTCGGCGACGACCCCGAGATGTTTGCAACCTATCTGACGCTGGCCCGCGAGGCCTGCAAGGCCGTCAACTGCCACAAGGATTGCCTGGTCGACCAGATCGCCCTGATCCTGGCCGACGGCGTCAAGCAGGGCGCCTTCGAAGTCGCCGATGTCAAGGTGACGTCGCGCGCGATTTTCGACGCCACCAGCCGCTTCCACCATCCGGCGCATGCCGACGAATGGAACGAGCCGGGTGCCCCGGCGCGCATCGACGCGCTGCTGACCCTGCTGCTCAGGGGGCTGGAAGCGCCGCGGAAGCGGTGA
- the purB gene encoding adenylosuccinate lyase has protein sequence MIPRYTRPEMASIWEPQTRFNIWFEIEAHAADALAELGTIPKEAAKTIWAKAKDATFDVARIDEIERETKHDVIAFLTHLAEIVGPEARFVHQGMTSSDVLDTCFNVQLTRAADILISDIDKVLAALKKRAFEHKMTPTIGRSHGIHAEPVTFGLKLAYAYAEFSRARERLIAARKEVATCAISGAVGTFAQIDPRVEEHVAKAMGLVPEPVSTQVIPRDRHAMYFATLGVIASSVERLAIEIRHLQRTEVLEAEEFFSEGQKGSSAMPHKRNPVLSENLTGLSRMVRAYAMPAMENVALWHERDISHSSAERMIGPDATVTLDFALMRLAGLIDKLLIYPANMQKNLDRLGGLVHSQRLLIALTQKGASREDAYKYVQRNAMPVWRGEGDFQTLLKQDPDVKKHLSDADIEEQFDLGYHFKHVDTIFKRVFGEA, from the coding sequence ATGATTCCCCGCTATACCCGCCCGGAAATGGCTTCCATCTGGGAGCCCCAGACCCGCTTCAATATCTGGTTCGAGATCGAGGCGCATGCGGCGGACGCGCTGGCGGAACTCGGCACCATCCCCAAGGAAGCCGCGAAGACGATCTGGGCGAAGGCGAAAGACGCGACCTTCGACGTGGCGCGGATCGACGAGATCGAGCGCGAGACCAAGCACGACGTCATTGCCTTCCTGACCCATCTCGCCGAAATCGTCGGCCCCGAGGCGCGCTTCGTCCACCAGGGCATGACCTCTTCCGACGTGCTCGACACCTGCTTCAACGTCCAGCTCACCCGCGCCGCCGACATCCTGATATCCGACATCGACAAGGTCCTGGCGGCGCTGAAGAAGCGCGCCTTCGAGCACAAGATGACGCCGACCATCGGCCGCTCCCACGGCATTCACGCCGAGCCGGTGACGTTCGGGCTCAAGCTCGCCTATGCCTATGCGGAATTTTCCCGCGCCCGCGAGCGCCTGATCGCCGCCCGCAAGGAGGTTGCGACCTGCGCGATTTCGGGCGCTGTCGGCACTTTTGCGCAGATCGACCCGCGCGTGGAGGAACACGTCGCGAAGGCAATGGGGCTGGTGCCGGAGCCGGTCTCGACCCAGGTCATCCCGCGCGATCGCCACGCGATGTATTTTGCCACGCTTGGCGTGATCGCCTCCTCGGTCGAGCGGCTGGCGATCGAAATCCGCCATTTGCAGCGCACCGAAGTGCTGGAAGCCGAAGAGTTCTTCTCCGAGGGCCAGAAGGGCTCGTCGGCGATGCCGCACAAGCGCAATCCGGTGCTGTCGGAAAACCTCACCGGGCTCTCCCGCATGGTGCGCGCCTATGCGATGCCGGCCATGGAAAACGTTGCCCTCTGGCACGAGCGCGACATCTCCCACTCCTCGGCCGAACGCATGATCGGTCCGGATGCGACAGTCACGCTCGACTTCGCGCTGATGCGACTCGCCGGCCTGATCGACAAGCTTCTGATCTATCCCGCCAACATGCAGAAGAACCTCGACCGCCTCGGCGGCCTGGTGCATTCGCAACGGCTGCTGATCGCGCTGACGCAGAAAGGCGCCAGCCGCGAGGACGCCTACAAATACGTCCAGCGCAACGCCATGCCGGTCTGGCGCGGCGAAGGCGATTTCCAGACGCTGCTCAAGCAAGATCCCGACGTGAAGAAGCATCTGAGCGATGCCGACATCGAGGAGCAGTTCGACCTCGGCTATCACTTCAAGCACGTCGACACGATCTTCAAGCGGGTGTTCGGCGAGGCGTGA
- the murI gene encoding glutamate racemase, giving the protein MSVPPTILVFDSGLGGLTVLREIVRARPDAHYVYVADDAFFPYGHHSEEQIVARVVPLVGELIARHAPVLVVIACNTASTLVMSHLRSAYSVPFVGTVPAIKPACASSRTKRVSVLGTRGTVQREYTRRLIDDFAQGCNVTLVGSAELASLAESALSGNDVGDADIAAELAPCFVDDGKHRTDTVVLACTHYPLLLDRMKRLAPWPVDWIDPAPAIARRVSDLLGSPGKESDQAGAEIIFTSKRPHTLSQALMPFFGGRVPA; this is encoded by the coding sequence GTGTCAGTCCCGCCCACCATCCTCGTCTTCGACTCCGGCCTTGGCGGCCTCACGGTCCTGCGCGAGATCGTCCGCGCCCGGCCTGACGCGCACTACGTCTATGTCGCCGACGACGCGTTCTTTCCCTATGGCCACCACAGCGAGGAGCAGATCGTCGCCCGCGTGGTGCCGCTGGTCGGCGAGTTGATCGCGCGCCATGCCCCGGTTTTGGTGGTGATCGCCTGCAACACCGCCTCCACGCTCGTGATGTCGCATCTGCGCAGCGCCTACAGCGTGCCGTTCGTCGGTACCGTTCCGGCAATCAAGCCGGCCTGCGCCAGTTCGAGGACCAAGCGCGTGTCGGTGCTCGGCACCAGGGGCACCGTGCAGCGCGAATACACCAGGCGTCTGATCGATGATTTCGCGCAAGGCTGCAACGTGACGCTGGTTGGATCGGCGGAACTCGCTTCGCTCGCCGAGTCCGCGCTCAGCGGCAACGACGTGGGCGACGCGGATATCGCCGCCGAGCTCGCTCCCTGCTTTGTCGACGACGGCAAGCACCGCACCGACACTGTCGTGCTGGCCTGCACCCACTATCCGCTGCTGCTCGACCGCATGAAACGGCTTGCGCCGTGGCCGGTCGACTGGATCGATCCGGCGCCGGCCATCGCCCGCCGTGTGTCCGACCTGCTCGGCTCTCCGGGCAAGGAAAGCGACCAGGCCGGGGCCGAGATCATTTTCACTTCGAAGCGGCCGCACACGCTGAGCCAGGCGCTGATGCCGTTTTTCGGCGGTCGCGTGCCGGCGTAA
- a CDS encoding serine hydrolase domain-containing protein, with product MYKKTAEILFILSVGVAALTGTASAQNSPGSVALDASLRAAVERKDVPGVVALVTDRDKVLYRSAFGVADVATGRPLTADALFRIASMTKAITSVALMQLIEQGRLGLDDPAEKYLPELVGLKVIESFDKATGAYQVRPASRPATARHFLTHTSGLAYPFTSEIWRDLKPRAGENYPFGGPLLFDPGERWHYSTSTDVVGKLVEVVSGQKLEAYFRQHIFAPLKMDDTFYDVPEAKGPRLVAQQQRGGVRMDGAVELQNPQLGLTIAAPIGGGGLASTADNYGRFVRMLLNGGTLDGVRVLKAETVALMGQNHIGAVSVPALKSALPRSADFTFIADGRDKWGLGFLITVDQVPGKRSPGSLSWGGINNTFFWIDPARGIAGVIMMQYLPFADARALAVYDTFERGAYQLVNAER from the coding sequence ATGTATAAAAAGACCGCCGAAATTCTCTTCATCTTAAGCGTTGGAGTTGCTGCGTTGACCGGAACTGCGAGTGCACAAAATTCACCAGGAAGTGTAGCCCTTGACGCGAGCCTGCGCGCCGCGGTCGAGCGCAAGGACGTGCCGGGCGTCGTCGCGCTGGTAACCGATCGCGATAAGGTGCTTTACAGAAGCGCATTCGGTGTCGCCGACGTCGCGACCGGCCGTCCGCTCACGGCCGACGCGCTGTTTCGTATCGCCTCGATGACCAAGGCGATCACGTCGGTGGCGCTGATGCAACTGATCGAGCAGGGCCGCCTCGGCCTCGACGACCCCGCTGAAAAATATCTGCCGGAGCTGGTGGGGTTGAAAGTCATCGAATCCTTCGACAAGGCGACCGGCGCCTACCAGGTCCGCCCCGCGTCGCGACCGGCGACCGCCAGGCACTTCCTGACGCACACGTCCGGTTTGGCCTATCCGTTCACCAGCGAGATCTGGCGCGACCTCAAGCCGCGCGCCGGCGAGAATTATCCGTTCGGCGGACCGCTGCTGTTCGATCCGGGCGAGCGCTGGCACTACAGCACCAGCACCGATGTCGTCGGCAAGCTGGTCGAGGTGGTGTCCGGCCAGAAGCTCGAGGCATATTTCCGCCAGCATATCTTTGCGCCGCTGAAGATGGACGACACGTTTTATGACGTGCCGGAAGCCAAGGGGCCGCGCCTCGTCGCGCAACAGCAACGCGGCGGCGTGCGGATGGACGGCGCGGTGGAGTTGCAGAACCCGCAACTCGGGCTCACCATTGCAGCACCGATCGGCGGCGGGGGACTGGCCTCGACGGCGGACAACTACGGGCGTTTTGTGCGCATGCTGCTCAACGGCGGCACGCTCGACGGCGTGCGGGTGCTCAAGGCCGAGACCGTGGCACTGATGGGCCAGAACCACATCGGCGCAGTCTCGGTGCCGGCGTTGAAGAGCGCACTGCCGCGCAGCGCCGACTTCACCTTCATCGCCGACGGCCGCGACAAATGGGGGCTCGGTTTCCTGATCACGGTGGATCAAGTGCCCGGCAAGCGGTCTCCCGGCAGCCTGAGCTGGGGCGGCATCAACAACACGTTCTTCTGGATCGATCCGGCGCGCGGCATCGCCGGCGTGATCATGATGCAGTATCTGCCGTTTGCGGATGCCAGGGCGCTCGCGGTCTACGACACGTTCGAACGCGGCGCCTATCAGCTCGTCAACGCCGAAAGGTAG
- a CDS encoding HpcH/HpaI aldolase family protein: MTSATPAPLNRLRQLWREGRPTFGAIATIPSIQTVQIMARCGIDWIIVDLEHGPIDLGSAHAMITATSGTPCVPMVRIAANEPWLAKAPMDIGALGINFPMICSREGAEKAVRSVRYPPRGDRLWGPFHAPFRWGVSMADYMATADDDMICMVTIEHVEAVNRIDEIMAVPGIDLAVIGPGDLATSINKRGLPDDPEVLALMARAEAGILKSGVPIGGVARTAEQANRMIERGYVALALGFDWSLFQRGIAASLEGIRR; encoded by the coding sequence TTGACCTCCGCAACACCCGCGCCGCTCAACCGCCTGCGCCAGCTCTGGCGCGAGGGACGCCCGACCTTCGGCGCGATTGCAACTATCCCTTCGATCCAGACCGTGCAGATCATGGCGCGCTGCGGGATCGACTGGATCATCGTCGACCTCGAGCATGGCCCGATCGATCTCGGCTCGGCGCATGCGATGATCACAGCCACATCAGGCACGCCCTGCGTGCCGATGGTGCGGATTGCCGCCAACGAGCCATGGCTGGCGAAGGCGCCGATGGATATCGGCGCACTCGGCATTAACTTTCCCATGATCTGCAGCCGCGAGGGCGCCGAAAAGGCCGTGCGCAGCGTGCGCTACCCGCCCAGGGGCGACCGGCTGTGGGGCCCGTTCCACGCCCCGTTCCGCTGGGGTGTGTCGATGGCGGACTACATGGCGACCGCCGACGACGACATGATCTGCATGGTCACCATCGAGCATGTCGAGGCGGTGAATCGCATCGACGAGATCATGGCGGTGCCAGGCATCGACCTTGCGGTGATCGGTCCCGGCGATCTCGCCACTTCCATCAACAAGCGCGGCCTGCCCGACGATCCCGAGGTGCTGGCGCTGATGGCGCGTGCCGAGGCCGGTATCCTCAAGAGCGGTGTGCCGATCGGCGGCGTCGCCCGCACCGCGGAACAGGCCAACCGGATGATCGAGCGTGGCTATGTCGCGCTGGCGCTCGGCTTCGACTGGTCGCTGTTCCAGCGCGGCATCGCCGCGAGCCTTGAGGGGATCAGGCGGTAG
- a CDS encoding acyltransferase, with the protein MRGTVRKITLPRRLVADLMHASMRVPFVSLTRPLHVRTLSEARAQADHRPGWAAIFVKAFALVAKEQPVLRTLYVKWPWPAFYELPRSVAMVAIARVEDGQDCVLPQKVAAPDEMPLAEVDALIRHAKEAPIDEVPAFRKILRTTRLPLPLRRLFWTMGLNFGRQRANYFGSFGVTSVAAYGAGQLHAVSPGPFVLSYGVEKPDQTIEVVLRWDHRVTDAAPMAKALNRLEQVLNGEIAAELRANRQQSEPKPVRAVAT; encoded by the coding sequence ATGCGCGGTACGGTTAGAAAAATCACTCTCCCGCGCCGTCTGGTCGCCGACCTCATGCACGCGTCGATGCGCGTGCCCTTTGTCTCGCTTACCCGCCCCCTCCATGTCCGCACCCTCTCGGAGGCCCGCGCGCAGGCCGACCACCGGCCGGGCTGGGCCGCGATCTTCGTCAAGGCGTTCGCGCTGGTGGCGAAGGAGCAGCCGGTGCTGCGCACCCTCTACGTCAAATGGCCGTGGCCTGCCTTCTATGAACTGCCGCGCAGCGTCGCGATGGTGGCGATCGCCCGGGTCGAGGACGGCCAGGATTGCGTGCTGCCGCAGAAGGTCGCTGCGCCCGATGAGATGCCGCTGGCCGAGGTCGACGCCCTGATCCGGCACGCCAAGGAGGCGCCGATCGACGAGGTGCCGGCCTTTCGGAAGATATTGCGAACCACCCGCCTGCCCCTGCCGCTGCGGCGGCTGTTCTGGACGATGGGGCTCAATTTCGGCCGCCAGCGGGCCAATTATTTTGGCAGTTTTGGCGTCACTTCGGTGGCTGCCTATGGCGCCGGCCAGCTCCATGCCGTCAGCCCCGGACCGTTCGTCCTGAGCTATGGGGTGGAAAAGCCCGACCAGACCATCGAGGTGGTGCTGCGCTGGGACCACCGGGTTACCGACGCGGCCCCGATGGCCAAGGCGCTGAACCGGCTGGAGCAGGTGCTGAACGGGGAAATTGCCGCCGAATTGCGCGCAAACCGGCAGCAAAGCGAGCCCAAACCGGTCCGGGCGGTCGCGACCTGA